A window of the Deltaproteobacteria bacterium genome harbors these coding sequences:
- a CDS encoding polymer-forming cytoskeletal protein: protein MNFKKRNDYRGSQNSGPSPSVSGDINTILGKETSFKGVLTYEGTVKIDGKVEGEIIAKDTLIIGEDAEINANIDVGRLISRGKIQGNITVKDRAEFYAPAVLHGNIQTPVIVIEDGVVFEGKCEMGQAARKPELKITPLLQESVKIGK, encoded by the coding sequence ATGAATTTCAAAAAACGGAACGATTATCGCGGCAGTCAGAACAGCGGTCCGTCCCCCTCGGTTTCCGGAGATATCAACACGATCTTGGGCAAAGAAACCTCGTTTAAGGGTGTTTTGACCTACGAAGGGACGGTCAAGATCGACGGGAAGGTCGAGGGTGAGATCATTGCCAAGGATACCCTGATCATCGGTGAGGATGCCGAGATCAATGCCAATATCGATGTGGGACGGCTGATCTCCCGGGGGAAGATCCAGGGGAACATCACCGTCAAGGACCGGGCGGAATTCTATGCGCCGGCCGTGCTCCATGGAAACATACAGACGCCGGTGATCGTGATCGAAGACGGGGTTGTCTTTGAGGGAAAGTGCGAGATGGGCCAGGCCGCCCGAAAACCGGAACTCAAGATTACCCCCCTGCTTCAGGAGTCCGTGAAGATCGGGAAATAG
- a CDS encoding ParB/RepB/Spo0J family partition protein — MSRKVLGKGLSALIPDKPIPVMQQGTEEEGVRELPVASILPNPHQPRKEFTDEGMADLVRSVRNRGVIQPVLVRQRGRDFELIAGERRWRAAQQAGIVRIPALIRKVSEQDSLELALIENLQRENLNPMEAAESYDQLMREFHLTQEEVARKLGKQRSSVANALRFLSLPEELKGYLRRSKLTAGHAKALLSLSSASQQLALGREIIRKGLSVRETEKRVRKDLSGKKEKAPGKKTDVHVRAMEEALRRGFGTKVRIHDHSGRGKIEITYTSSKERERLITLLRETTHP; from the coding sequence ATGTCGAGAAAAGTATTGGGCAAAGGGTTGTCGGCCCTTATTCCGGATAAGCCGATCCCGGTCATGCAACAGGGGACGGAAGAGGAGGGAGTGAGGGAGCTCCCCGTGGCGAGTATTCTTCCCAATCCGCATCAACCGCGCAAAGAATTTACAGATGAAGGGATGGCCGACCTGGTTCGATCCGTGCGAAACCGGGGAGTGATTCAGCCGGTTCTGGTGCGGCAGCGGGGGCGGGATTTTGAACTCATTGCCGGAGAACGGAGGTGGCGTGCCGCACAGCAGGCGGGGATCGTCCGGATTCCGGCGCTCATACGAAAGGTTTCGGAACAGGACTCCCTGGAACTTGCCCTGATTGAAAATCTCCAGCGGGAAAACCTCAACCCCATGGAAGCGGCGGAATCCTACGATCAACTGATGCGGGAATTTCACCTGACCCAGGAAGAGGTCGCCCGCAAACTGGGAAAGCAACGTTCCTCCGTTGCCAATGCCCTTCGGTTTCTCTCCCTCCCGGAGGAATTAAAGGGATATCTCCGCCGATCGAAACTGACGGCGGGTCATGCTAAGGCCCTTCTTTCTCTTTCGTCCGCCTCACAGCAACTTGCCCTGGGCCGGGAGATCATCCGCAAGGGACTTTCCGTTCGGGAGACGGAGAAGCGAGTCCGGAAGGATCTCTCCGGCAAGAAGGAAAAGGCGCCGGGAAAAAAGACGGACGTCCATGTCCGGGCCATGGAGGAAGCACTGAGACGGGGATTCGGAACAAAAGTTCGGATCCATGATCACAGCGGTCGGGGAAAAATCGAGATTACCTATACCTCGTCGAAGGAACGGGAACGGTTGATTACCCTGCTGCGGGAAACGACCCATCCCTGA
- a CDS encoding ParA family protein — protein sequence MILSIANQKGGVGKTTTAVNLAASLGVAEKKVLLVDIDPQGNGTSGFGVDRTSVAGSVYDLFQGGDPGELSLSTAIDGVALIPSSMALAGAEVELVNLENREFLLKEVLNGLRSQYDFILIDCPPSLGLLTLNALTASDGVIVPLQCEYYALEGLSHLLGTIQRVRENLNPHLSIEGILLTMFDVRNNLSLQVAEEVRGHFEGLVFETVIPRNVRLGESPSHGMPVLLYDVRSRGAQSYLSLAKEVIHHVEKSIGQRVVGPYSG from the coding sequence ATGATCCTCTCCATTGCCAATCAAAAGGGAGGAGTGGGCAAGACGACGACGGCAGTCAATCTTGCCGCCTCTTTAGGCGTGGCGGAAAAGAAGGTTCTGCTCGTGGACATTGATCCGCAGGGAAACGGCACCAGCGGATTCGGCGTTGACCGGACATCCGTTGCCGGGAGCGTTTACGATCTTTTTCAGGGCGGGGATCCGGGGGAGCTTTCCCTTTCCACGGCAATCGATGGAGTGGCCCTGATCCCCTCTTCCATGGCCCTGGCCGGTGCCGAAGTTGAGCTGGTCAATCTGGAGAACCGGGAATTTCTCCTTAAGGAGGTCCTGAACGGGCTCCGCAGTCAATATGACTTTATCCTCATCGATTGTCCCCCCTCCCTGGGGCTTCTTACACTGAATGCACTGACGGCATCGGATGGGGTCATCGTTCCTCTTCAGTGTGAATACTATGCATTAGAGGGGCTCTCCCATCTTTTGGGGACGATTCAACGGGTCCGGGAGAACCTGAACCCGCACCTCTCCATCGAGGGGATCCTGCTGACCATGTTTGACGTTCGGAACAACCTTTCCCTACAGGTAGCCGAGGAGGTCCGGGGGCATTTTGAAGGGCTGGTTTTTGAAACGGTGATCCCCCGGAATGTACGGCTTGGAGAGTCCCCGAGTCACGGGATGCCGGTTTTGCTTTATGATGTCCGCTCCCGGGGGGCGCAAAGTTATCTCAGTCTTGCAAAGGAAGTGATTCATCATGTCGAGAAAAGTATTGGGCAAAGGGTTGTCGGCCCTTATTCCGGATAA
- the rsmG gene encoding 16S rRNA (guanine(527)-N(7))-methyltransferase RsmG — protein MAEKQGILLEGAEALGLTLGAVEKELFEIYTRELMDWSRRINLTGHRKREDIEIHHFLDSLSLFQTGRITPGLSVLDVGSGAGLPGLPLKIVEPALRLVLLDASQKRSVFLRHMIRTLSLKGAEVATMRADEYGKGIEAGFDRILCRAVSSIDKVCHWTAHLLRKDGIYLFQKSRSVNEELRRIEKGLLCLGLRVGEVAPLKVPFLHHTRNVVIVEKIKK, from the coding sequence TTGGCTGAAAAACAAGGAATACTCCTTGAAGGGGCCGAAGCCCTCGGCTTAACCCTCGGGGCCGTCGAAAAAGAACTTTTTGAGATCTATACCCGGGAGTTAATGGACTGGTCGCGTAGGATCAATCTCACGGGACACCGGAAACGGGAAGATATTGAAATCCATCACTTTCTCGATTCCCTTTCCCTCTTTCAGACCGGCCGGATTACTCCCGGTCTTTCCGTCCTGGATGTAGGAAGCGGCGCCGGGTTGCCGGGTCTTCCCCTCAAGATCGTGGAGCCGGCCCTGCGGCTGGTTCTCCTCGACGCATCGCAGAAACGTTCCGTTTTTCTCCGACACATGATCCGCACCCTCTCCCTGAAAGGGGCCGAAGTGGCCACGATGCGGGCGGATGAATATGGGAAAGGGATCGAGGCCGGCTTCGACCGGATCCTCTGTCGGGCGGTTTCAAGTATCGACAAGGTTTGTCACTGGACGGCTCACTTGCTCCGGAAAGACGGGATCTATCTGTTTCAAAAATCGAGAAGTGTGAATGAGGAGCTGCGAAGGATCGAAAAAGGACTTCTGTGTCTCGGGCTCCGTGTGGGGGAGGTTGCCCCCCTGAAGGTCCCCTTTCTTCACCACACCCGAAACGTTGTGATTGTTGAAAAGATCAAAAAATAA